Genomic window (Armatimonadota bacterium):
ACACGGGTCAGCAGTTGACCCATATTTACAGAACGCGCAGGGACATTATAATACGAACGCAGCACCTTGCCCAGGTCTTGAGTAAATCTGCGAACATCGACCTCATTTTGAGATATACCGAGATTAAGTATCTCGTCGGCAAGTATACGCGCATCCTGCTGCTCAAAGGCCATCAGCATCCTGATCGCGCCCGCCCTGTTCTCTGGGTCGAGATGACCTACTTGACCACAGTCGAGCAGAGCAATTTCACCCTCTTTTGTGACCAGTACATTACCAGGATGCGGATCAGCATGAAAAAATCCATCGACAAAGACCTGTTCAAAGAAAGACGCGGCAAAACGCTTTGAAAGTTCTTTATTGTCCACGCCTGGAATCGGGTTCTGTGCGACTTCCGTTATTTTAATGCCGTCGATTGCCTGAAGGGTAAGCACTTTTCCGGTCGTCAGATGCCAGTATACGTGCGGAACATGCACATGTCGCTCGTCCGATATGATCTCACGAAGGCGATCCGTATTTCTGGCTTCGCGGCTATAATCCAATTCCTCGCGTATCGTGATTGCGAACTCATCCACAATATCGAGAATGCCGTATGTACGAGCCCTCTCCCAATGCTGCTCCAGAAACTGGGCGCGTTTGTACATGATCTCCAGATCCGTATCGACAACATCGCGTATATGAGGCCGCTGGACTTTTACGATCACCTGCGTGCCGTCGAGAAGTTTGGCGCAGTGGACTTGTGCAAGAGATGCTGCAGCAAGCGGCTCGACACTGAACTCCTTATACAGCTCCTCAAGACCAATTCCGAACTCGGACTCGATAACCTCTCGAATCTGCGCAAAATCGACCGTCGGCGCCGTATCCTGAAGCTTGGCTAACTCACTTATATACGGCTCGGGGATTATGTCGGGACGTGTTGAGAGGATCTGGCCCATCTTGACGAAAGTCGGACCCAGCTCTTCGAGTATTTCGCGGATATGAGCAGGAGCACCGACTTTCTCCTGAATATGCGGGACTTTACCCAGATGCTCAGCAAGACCAAGCCTGCCGACCATCCAGCCCCAGCCGTGTTTGGCCAGAATTCTCGCTATCTGCCGGTATCGCTGAAGATGCCGGCGGCTTTTGTCGAGTAACAATTATTTACTCCTTAAAGTGGAGAGCGGAGAGTTGAGAGTGGAGAGCCCGGAACAGACACCACTCAGTTATACCCAATGATCGGGCGCGATATCTGATCGCGACCGCAAAAAACTCTGCAATTTGAAATCGCAACATTTTTGTATGCCGCGAGAATGGCGATTTACGCTATTTCAACGATATTCACTAACTCTGAGTTCCGCGGCATGTTGTAGATCTCTTGCCAGCATACTTCCTAAGCCCCCAAGATCGGTGCAACAAGTTATAACAAGTCCCAATATACCGGTAAAACAGGCGGACGGGCTATTATGGCAAAATCCTGCTGATGCACCTAATGCCAACGGGATAATCAGACGGAAAACAGGCATTCTAGAAACACTGAGAACAGTGATGCCCTCAACATCACGTATCTTTAGAGAATACATAAAGTTCCATGCTACAACAATCTTGAATTGCTTGCTGCCTAATCGACTCACATCTATATTTTCTCGTTCACTTGCCTGCAGATAATGCGGCGTCCACACGCGCCATTTCTTGACTACATTAGAAGCTATCTCACGTAGTTCTTCATTTCCTAAATGTACACCAGGCGAGAGACAGACATTTTGAGTTCTCAATAAAACACGTATGCCCGACTGCCTTACTTCATTGCGAGTCATGTGTATAAGCCATGGCAAGTTGAGTAATAGTATCAGGACTAAAGAACCCCACATAGTCCAAATGATGATCAACATGATATTTACTGTTTCCTATGCTGCGGGAATGACGCTTTTCACTTACTCCCCCAATATTCAACGTTCACAAGTTCCCGCAGCTTGCACTATATTGCTCAAATGAAGGGCTTCGGATACTCATATCCCTCGATAATCTACATTAATCAGGGAATATTCACTCTCGAAATGTATCAAGCGCTGAATTTATTTCGGGCCGGAAAGCATCCGGCCCGATCAACATCATCAACCAATATTATTCGCACTTGGAAGGACACACAATGCCGATCTCTTCGACCTGCTTTTCAAGATGGCTGAGGCGTTTTTCAAGCATGTCTATCTCCTGCTCCAGCTCGATCACCTTTGCCGACTCGGCGGCTCCAGCCTGCTGGAGCATTTTCGACATCTGCTCACGCAGCCACTCCTGCACGGACTTCTTCTCCTCTTCAGCCTTTTTGGTGACATCATCGACGAACTGCTTTGCCTCATCAGAGCTCATTTCACCCCTGGAGACGGCCTCATCCGCGAATTGCTTGAGCTTTTCTGCGCTCAGCGCCGCCGCACCAAGGCCAAAGTTCATTGATTTTTTAATAAGGTCCATCATATTCAACGCGCCATACCCCCTAAATCTAGAAGTTAGATATTATGCATCTCTGTGCCAGTTTACTCTTGCCAGTTTATCGTCTCCAGGCCACTTATATTCAATGCTGCCTCTGTATGCCCTGTGTATCGCCTTGCCTAACCTTTGTGCAAGCTTTTCATTTGTCGTCGCTATCTCGATGCCGCCCCTTACCGTCTCCAGACTCATGATCCTCTGCAAAGGATTATCAGCAAGCGCCTGATTGCTTTCATTGCGGATAAGGCTCAAAATTTCATCTTTATGAGCGTCTATAAACCTGCCGCTCAACTTTAGTATGCCGCCTGGAACATGGTCTCTCTGCTTCCTACAGGCCGGGCACAACGTTTCATGCTGAATTCCTTCAGCTCTTTTTTCTTTAGTCAGATCAGCCTGCGTATACCAGCGCCCAGCCGTATATACAAAGCCGCACTTTCCACAAATGCTGTTCTCTTCTATGGACTCCTCGTCGATATAAGGGTCGGTGTATGATTCAACGTTGCGTCTGATGGTAACCGGCGATTTATTCACTGTCGTGTACCTCCTTAGCATAATGACTGTGAGGTCACTACTGTGGCTCATTATTAGCTTACCCGACCGCTGAAAGCGTTCAAACGAAAAGCAGGGGCTGTTTTTATGATCGAGCCGAACTTATCATCGACCACCCGATCATCGCCGCACAAAGCAGCGCAGCCGGAATGAGCGCATACTTGAGCGGCAGCAGCATCACCGATATACCGACCAAAGCAACACCAAAGAGTAAAAG
Coding sequences:
- a CDS encoding AarF/ABC1/UbiB kinase family protein, yielding MLLDKSRRHLQRYRQIARILAKHGWGWMVGRLGLAEHLGKVPHIQEKVGAPAHIREILEELGPTFVKMGQILSTRPDIIPEPYISELAKLQDTAPTVDFAQIREVIESEFGIGLEELYKEFSVEPLAAASLAQVHCAKLLDGTQVIVKVQRPHIRDVVDTDLEIMYKRAQFLEQHWERARTYGILDIVDEFAITIREELDYSREARNTDRLREIISDERHVHVPHVYWHLTTGKVLTLQAIDGIKITEVAQNPIPGVDNKELSKRFAASFFEQVFVDGFFHADPHPGNVLVTKEGEIALLDCGQVGHLDPENRAGAIRMLMAFEQQDARILADEILNLGISQNEVDVRRFTQDLGKVLRSYYNVPARSVNMGQLLTRVLNVSASYKVRLPASFAVLGKVFANVEGICRQLDTDFNFTEVARGYVGKAVRSELRSENNVTELFRALVAARDFLFTLPEHLDKLVRKAVEGTLRVEFKHQGLDEVSRTFQSAANRISIALIVAGTIVGSSLVVTAGKGPVSLFGLPTLGVLGYIVALVFGVWLIVAIMRSGKHK
- a CDS encoding polyhydroxyalkanoate synthesis regulator; this translates as MMDLIKKSMNFGLGAAALSAEKLKQFADEAVSRGEMSSDEAKQFVDDVTKKAEEEKKSVQEWLREQMSKMLQQAGAAESAKVIELEQEIDMLEKRLSHLEKQVEEIGIVCPSKCE
- a CDS encoding BCAM0308 family protein; translated protein: MNKSPVTIRRNVESYTDPYIDEESIEENSICGKCGFVYTAGRWYTQADLTKEKRAEGIQHETLCPACRKQRDHVPGGILKLSGRFIDAHKDEILSLIRNESNQALADNPLQRIMSLETVRGGIEIATTNEKLAQRLGKAIHRAYRGSIEYKWPGDDKLARVNWHRDA